The following are encoded together in the Marmota flaviventris isolate mMarFla1 chromosome 18, mMarFla1.hap1, whole genome shotgun sequence genome:
- the Pnma8c gene encoding paraneoplastic antigen-like protein 8C, giving the protein MLFGVKDIALLEHGCKALEVDSYKSLMILGIPEDCNHEEFEEIIRVPLKPLGKFEVAGKAFLEEDRTKAAIIRLAEELNYAVVPREIKGKGGMWRVVYMPRKQDVEFLTKLNLFLQSEGRTVEDVARVLRQELCPTATGPRELPAVKCCLPLPGEHPEAGATARVDAVPPPSSLEKESKAGEGKRSKRKHKKNRRRRHASDKKL; this is encoded by the coding sequence ATGCTGTTTGGTGTCAAGGACATCGCACTGCTGGAGCACGGGTGCAAGGCCTTGGAGGTGGACAGTTACAAGTCCCTGATGATCCTGGGGATTCCGGAGGACTGCAACCACGAGGAGTTTGAGGAGATCATACGGGTCCCTCTCAAGCCTCTGGGCAAATTCGAAGTGGCTGGGAAAGCCTTTCTGGAGGAAGACAGGACCAAGGCAGCCATCATTAGACTGGCGGAGGAGCTCAACTATGCCGTGGTCCCCAGGGAGATCAAGGGCAAGGGCGGGATGTGGAGAGTGGTCTACATGCCCCGGAAGCAGGACGTCGAATTCCTGACCAAGCTGAACCTGTTCCTGCAGAGCGAGGGCCGAACGGTGGAAGATGTGGCCCGAGTCCTGAGACAGGAACTGTGCCCGACAGCGACAGGTCCCAGAGAGCTGCCCGCCGTGAAGTGCTGCCTGCCTCTGCCTGGGGAGCACCCAGAGGCCGGGGCCACTGCCAGGGTGGATGCGGTGCCACCTCCGAGCTCCCTGGAGAAGGAGAGCAAGGCTGGAGAGGGCAAGAGGAGCAAGAGGAAGCACAAGAAAAACCGTCGACGGCGCCACGCCTCCGACAAGAAGCTGTGA